The following proteins come from a genomic window of Oscillatoria sp. FACHB-1407:
- a CDS encoding inositol monophosphatase family protein — protein MSQRITPRLILETLLPHLKVAANYARNVQSRIASRPAKEGDSFFATALSDADLSIQTLIEVTLLGTFPTIRFYGEEYEQSYNTKYFRAIDLGDKNDYLVTLDPIDGTQFYLDGHSNYQIILTVLNSDEFEAAIALTPAQNSYYYALRGEGTWQGTFEDDLSACKTLRADKTSATIFLGWGMGWLAPHLKERYQVLDVAKDYSAEVQIPSVNGILNGELAGVVLRAGKLIDGAALAFIAQEAGYIVTTHDGNPLPPIYTCDDYTRPGLIIAASPAVHMHLLEAVNQAQRA, from the coding sequence ATGTCACAACGAATTACACCTCGTCTCATTCTAGAAACGCTTTTGCCTCACCTTAAAGTTGCTGCAAATTATGCTCGAAATGTGCAAAGCCGAATCGCATCTCGCCCTGCAAAAGAGGGTGACAGTTTCTTCGCGACAGCTTTAAGTGATGCAGATCTTTCCATCCAAACGTTGATTGAAGTCACTCTATTAGGTACTTTTCCAACGATTCGGTTTTATGGTGAAGAGTATGAGCAATCCTATAATACGAAATACTTTCGAGCGATCGACCTGGGAGACAAAAATGATTATCTGGTGACGCTTGACCCGATCGATGGCACTCAGTTTTATCTGGATGGACACTCCAACTATCAAATCATCTTGACCGTGTTGAATTCAGATGAGTTTGAAGCAGCGATCGCCCTTACCCCTGCTCAAAACAGTTACTACTATGCGTTGCGAGGCGAAGGCACCTGGCAAGGAACGTTTGAGGATGATTTGTCAGCCTGCAAAACCCTTCGGGCTGATAAGACAAGTGCGACCATCTTCTTGGGATGGGGCATGGGGTGGTTAGCCCCACACTTAAAAGAACGTTATCAGGTACTCGACGTGGCAAAAGACTATTCCGCAGAGGTTCAAATTCCCAGTGTTAATGGCATCTTAAACGGGGAGTTGGCTGGAGTTGTGCTGCGGGCAGGCAAGCTGATTGACGGGGCGGCTCTGGCGTTTATCGCTCAGGAGGCAGGCTATATTGTCACAACTCATGACGGTAACCCACTGCCCCCGATCTATACGTGTGACGATTACACCCGTCCTGGCTTGATTATCGCTGCTTCTCCTGCCGTTCACATGCATTTGTTAGAAGCCGTCAACCAGGCTCAACGCGCCTAA
- a CDS encoding class I SAM-dependent methyltransferase yields MLEQTVGQTNQQAYTARRLVQHYAQLQQLQPAEQTILELLRDRWSSMKMLDIGVGGGRTTQHFAPLVREYTGIDYSTDMIAACQNRFAAFPQIPLLDVCDARDLSRFPDNTFDFILFSFNGIDYIPHGDRLKVFQEVSRVGKPGGYFCFSSHNLQGIERELNWRNHISLNPITSYVNLVMFALLRFFNPTLSSTQLSVAKHVIIRDESHNFRLKTYYIRPQEQLSQLATDFVNIKLYSWKSGLEILDEAELCATTEMWIYYLCNIK; encoded by the coding sequence ATGCTTGAGCAGACTGTGGGTCAAACCAATCAACAAGCCTACACTGCACGTCGCCTTGTGCAACACTACGCTCAGTTGCAGCAACTCCAACCCGCCGAGCAGACTATTCTTGAATTGCTGCGAGATCGGTGGTCGAGTATGAAAATGTTAGATATCGGAGTGGGCGGTGGTCGTACCACGCAACACTTTGCCCCGTTAGTGCGGGAATACACTGGCATTGATTATTCCACCGACATGATTGCCGCTTGCCAAAATCGCTTTGCAGCATTCCCCCAAATACCTTTGCTTGACGTGTGCGATGCCAGAGATCTCAGCCGTTTTCCAGACAATACATTTGACTTTATTTTGTTTAGTTTTAACGGTATTGATTACATCCCTCACGGCGATCGCCTGAAGGTCTTTCAAGAAGTGAGTCGAGTTGGGAAACCTGGAGGTTATTTTTGCTTTTCGAGTCACAATCTCCAAGGCATAGAACGCGAATTAAATTGGAGAAACCACATTAGCCTGAACCCCATCACCAGTTACGTTAATTTAGTGATGTTCGCTCTACTCCGCTTCTTTAATCCCACTCTTTCGTCAACTCAACTGAGTGTAGCTAAGCACGTCATCATCAGAGATGAAAGTCACAATTTCCGCTTAAAAACTTACTACATCAGACCTCAAGAACAACTCAGCCAACTCGCAACCGATTTTGTAAACATCAAACTTTATTCCTGGAAGAGTGGGCTGGAAATCCTTGATGAGGCTGAATTGTGCGCAACCACCGAGATGTGGATTTATTACCTGTGCAATATTAAATAA
- a CDS encoding response regulator translates to MIRVLLVDDQPILREGLKALLELEADLAIVGEADNGQTALQQVEALHPDVVLMDVRMPVMDGVAATGAIHQQFPQTKVLVLTTFDDDHYVAEALRLGAAGYLLKDTPSEELAIAIRTVYKGYTQLAPGIVQKMIAQTPRPAPQPFPDLPPGFTQLTPREREVLRLIAAGSSNREIAQILYISEGTVRNHVTNILARLELRDRTQAAIFANSIAPLLDRAIADEK, encoded by the coding sequence ATGATTCGTGTGTTGCTAGTAGACGATCAACCAATCCTGCGAGAGGGGCTCAAAGCCCTGCTCGAACTCGAAGCTGACCTGGCGATTGTTGGAGAAGCCGACAACGGACAGACTGCCCTGCAACAAGTCGAGGCATTACATCCAGACGTGGTGTTAATGGATGTGCGAATGCCTGTGATGGATGGAGTCGCGGCAACTGGAGCCATCCATCAACAGTTTCCCCAAACTAAAGTCCTGGTGTTGACAACCTTTGATGATGATCACTATGTCGCAGAGGCATTACGTCTCGGAGCCGCAGGCTATCTACTCAAAGATACCCCCTCTGAAGAACTGGCGATCGCCATTCGCACAGTTTACAAAGGCTACACTCAACTTGCCCCCGGCATTGTGCAGAAGATGATTGCCCAAACGCCTCGTCCTGCTCCCCAACCCTTCCCCGATCTGCCTCCCGGTTTCACTCAACTCACTCCTCGTGAACGCGAAGTGCTACGTTTGATTGCCGCAGGCTCTAGCAATCGCGAAATTGCTCAAATACTCTACATCTCAGAAGGAACCGTCCGCAACCACGTCACCAACATCCTGGCACGACTGGAATTGCGCGATCGCACCCAAGCTGCAATTTTTGCCAATTCCATTGCCCCGTTACTCGACCGGGCGATCGCCGACGAAAAATAA